In Sphingomonas psychrotolerans, the following proteins share a genomic window:
- a CDS encoding glycoside hydrolase family 130 protein, translating to MPDGDDYLIFRPDQVDLTRSPLRHGVDEPTHVLGAFNPGFTRLPNGNLLLMVRVAEALRDPVHTECARAIRWTPAGYVLDRHPVHRIDMDDPRQFALKDRNPRLLGLTSLSWLLPVELDGEGRNIVAIHYDKAIQPSASYMDYGVEDARITKVDGQYWMTACGVSAERHCTAMYRSANGLDYELLGIVLDHQNKDMILFEGKVADKFMALTRPLGECYFAYPEDSPWLGGPSINIAQSPDGLHWKPLDTPGIRARKGTTSTQRIGGGSQPVLTPEGWMMIYHGVEKRGSVGIYRSFWALLDKDDPSQILRLEDEVPLIEANPALTAEIAHQMYLPTPVTFTTGIADAGDRYIVAGGEADLACRITHIPKERFR from the coding sequence ATGCCCGACGGCGACGACTATCTGATCTTCCGCCCCGACCAGGTCGACCTGACGCGCTCGCCGCTCCGGCACGGAGTCGACGAGCCGACGCATGTGCTCGGCGCGTTCAACCCCGGCTTCACGCGGCTGCCGAACGGCAATCTGCTGCTGATGGTCCGCGTCGCCGAAGCGCTCCGGGACCCGGTCCACACCGAATGCGCCCGCGCGATCCGCTGGACACCGGCGGGCTATGTCCTCGATCGCCACCCGGTCCACCGGATCGACATGGACGATCCGCGCCAGTTCGCGCTCAAGGACCGCAATCCGCGGTTGCTCGGGCTGACCTCGCTCTCGTGGCTGCTCCCGGTCGAGCTTGATGGAGAGGGGCGCAACATCGTCGCGATTCACTACGACAAGGCGATCCAGCCCTCGGCCAGCTATATGGATTACGGCGTCGAGGACGCCCGCATCACCAAGGTCGACGGCCAGTATTGGATGACCGCCTGCGGCGTCTCGGCCGAGCGCCACTGCACCGCGATGTACCGCTCGGCGAACGGGCTCGATTACGAATTGCTCGGCATCGTTCTCGATCACCAGAACAAGGACATGATCCTGTTCGAGGGCAAGGTCGCGGACAAGTTCATGGCGCTCACGCGTCCCTTGGGCGAATGCTATTTCGCCTATCCCGAGGACAGCCCCTGGCTGGGCGGACCGTCGATCAACATCGCGCAATCGCCCGACGGGCTCCACTGGAAGCCGCTCGACACCCCCGGCATCCGCGCGCGCAAGGGTACGACGAGCACCCAGCGGATCGGCGGCGGCAGCCAGCCGGTGCTGACCCCCGAAGGCTGGATGATGATCTATCACGGCGTCGAGAAGCGCGGGAGCGTCGGCATCTATCGCAGCTTCTGGGCGCTGCTCGACAAGGACGATCCGTCGCAGATCCTGCGACTGGAGGACGAGGTCCCGCTGATCGAGGCGAACCCGGCGCTTACCGCGGAGATCGCGCATCAGATGTACCTGCCGACGCCGGTGACCTTCACCACCGGCATCGCGGATGCGGGCGATCGCTACATCGTCGCCGGCGGCGAGGCCGACCTTGCCTGCCGGATCACGCACATTCCGAAGGAGCGGTTCCGGTGA
- a CDS encoding alpha-amylase family glycosyl hydrolase, with the protein MTEPLWWQHGVIYQIYPRSFQDSNGDGIGDLKGIESRLDDLVALGVDAIWISPIYPSPMADFGYDVADYTGIDPRFGTLDDFDALLKAAHDRGLKLLLDFVPNHSSDQHPWFLESRASHDNPKRDWYIWRDPAPDGGPPNNWISDFGGSAWEYDEATGQYYYHAFLKEQPDLNWRNPDLRRAMLDVLRFWFDRGVDGFRIDVLWHMIKHPDFPDNPANPAYTPAMGEMHQVLQLHSTDQPEVHGIAADMRRVADGYPERVLIGEIYLPVDRLMAYYGEGEPGVHLPFNFQLIDAPWEARSLAGLIADYEAALPAGGWPNWVLGNHDRPRAATRFGLAQARVAAMLLLTLRGTPTIYYGDEIGMADVAIPPDQVQDPRELREPGIGLGRDPVRTPMAWDDSANAGFSSGTPWLPLHDDWQVRNLAVQRETAHSMWRLYHDLLALRRAHPALAIGDWLPIECSGGLLAYERRHREARLLVVLNLGDTPQSFAIPEWAEGLSVLLTTGTGGDPAVLGPNEGYILG; encoded by the coding sequence ATGACCGAACCCCTCTGGTGGCAGCACGGCGTCATCTACCAGATCTATCCGCGCTCGTTCCAGGACTCGAACGGCGACGGCATCGGCGACCTCAAAGGCATCGAATCCCGCCTCGACGACCTCGTCGCATTGGGCGTCGACGCGATCTGGATCTCGCCCATCTATCCCTCGCCGATGGCCGATTTCGGCTATGACGTTGCCGATTACACCGGGATCGACCCGCGCTTCGGCACGCTCGACGATTTCGATGCGCTGCTGAAGGCCGCGCACGATCGCGGGCTCAAATTGCTGCTCGATTTCGTCCCCAACCACAGCTCGGACCAGCACCCGTGGTTCCTCGAGAGCCGCGCGTCGCACGACAACCCGAAGCGAGACTGGTATATCTGGCGCGACCCCGCCCCGGACGGCGGCCCGCCCAACAACTGGATCAGCGATTTCGGCGGCTCGGCGTGGGAATATGACGAGGCCACCGGCCAATATTATTACCACGCCTTCCTCAAGGAGCAGCCCGACCTCAACTGGCGCAATCCCGATCTGCGCCGGGCGATGCTCGACGTGCTGCGCTTCTGGTTCGATCGCGGGGTCGACGGCTTCCGCATCGATGTGCTGTGGCACATGATCAAGCACCCCGACTTCCCCGACAATCCGGCCAACCCGGCCTACACCCCGGCGATGGGCGAGATGCATCAGGTGCTTCAGCTCCACTCGACCGACCAGCCCGAGGTCCACGGCATCGCCGCCGACATGCGCCGCGTCGCCGATGGCTATCCCGAGCGCGTGCTCATCGGCGAGATCTACCTGCCGGTTGATCGGTTGATGGCCTATTATGGCGAAGGCGAACCGGGCGTGCATCTGCCCTTCAACTTCCAATTGATCGATGCGCCTTGGGAGGCACGCAGCCTCGCGGGGCTGATCGCCGATTACGAGGCCGCGCTGCCGGCCGGCGGATGGCCCAACTGGGTGCTCGGCAACCACGATCGCCCACGTGCGGCGACGCGCTTCGGTCTAGCGCAGGCGCGGGTCGCGGCGATGCTGCTGCTCACGCTGCGGGGCACGCCGACGATCTATTATGGCGATGAGATCGGGATGGCGGATGTCGCGATCCCGCCCGATCAGGTGCAGGACCCGCGCGAATTGCGCGAGCCCGGGATCGGGCTCGGCCGCGATCCGGTGCGCACTCCGATGGCATGGGATGACAGCGCCAATGCCGGCTTTTCGAGCGGCACGCCGTGGCTGCCGCTCCATGACGACTGGCAGGTGCGCAACCTCGCCGTGCAACGCGAGACCGCGCATTCGATGTGGCGCCTCTATCATGACCTGCTCGCACTCCGTCGTGCGCATCCCGCGCTGGCGATCGGCGACTGGCTGCCGATCGAATGTTCCGGCGGCCTGCTCGCTTATGAACGCCGTCACCGCGAAGCACGGCTGCTGGTCGTGCTCAACCTCGGCGATACGCCCCAGAGCTTTGCGATACCCGAATGGGCCGAGGGATTGTCGGTTCTGCTCACCACCGGGACGGGCGGCGATCCCGCGGTGCTGGGCCCGAACGAAGGCTATATTCTCGGATGA
- a CDS encoding glycosyltransferase family 4 protein, which yields MKIAMLAPIAWRTPPRHYGPWELVTSLLTEALVARGVNVTLFATQDSQTAGTLAGVVPRGYEEDPAIDAKVWEYAHQSHLFARAGEFDLIHNQADFPAHAYAPLIDTPMVTTIHGFSSDRILPMYKPFENRVHFVAISEADRHPSLEYAATIHHGIRLDEFPFDAEGSDDLLFFGRMHPDKGAAEAIHVALASGRRLDLYGIVQDQGYFDREVKPHVDGERIRYLGPVGGEQRLRALGKARALLHLINFDEPFGLSVIEAMACGTPVIAINRGSMAELITPETGILVRSAGEAILALAQIDAIDRTACRRHVEAHFSVEAMADKYIALYERILS from the coding sequence ATGAAGATCGCAATGCTGGCGCCGATCGCGTGGCGCACGCCACCGCGGCATTACGGTCCATGGGAGTTGGTGACGAGCCTGCTCACCGAAGCCCTCGTCGCGCGTGGCGTGAACGTGACATTGTTCGCCACGCAGGATTCGCAGACCGCCGGCACGCTCGCGGGCGTGGTCCCGCGCGGCTATGAGGAAGATCCCGCGATCGATGCCAAGGTCTGGGAATATGCCCACCAGTCGCATCTCTTCGCCCGCGCCGGCGAGTTCGACCTGATCCACAATCAGGCCGATTTCCCCGCCCATGCCTATGCGCCGCTGATCGACACCCCGATGGTCACTACGATCCACGGCTTCTCCTCGGATCGCATCCTGCCGATGTACAAGCCGTTCGAGAACCGCGTGCACTTCGTCGCGATCAGCGAGGCCGATCGGCATCCCTCGCTCGAATATGCCGCGACGATCCACCATGGCATCCGCCTCGACGAATTCCCGTTCGATGCCGAGGGCAGCGACGATTTGCTGTTCTTCGGCCGCATGCACCCCGACAAGGGCGCCGCCGAGGCGATCCATGTCGCGCTCGCCTCGGGCAGGCGGCTCGATCTCTACGGTATCGTCCAGGATCAGGGCTATTTCGACCGCGAGGTGAAGCCGCATGTCGATGGCGAGCGGATCCGCTATCTCGGCCCGGTCGGCGGCGAGCAGCGCCTGCGCGCGCTCGGCAAGGCGCGGGCGTTGCTCCATCTGATCAACTTCGACGAGCCGTTCGGCCTGTCGGTGATCGAGGCGATGGCCTGCGGTACCCCGGTGATCGCGATCAATCGCGGGAGCATGGCCGAGCTGATCACGCCGGAAACCGGCATCCTCGTCCGCTCGGCCGGCGAGGCGATCCTCGCGCTGGCGCAGATCGACGCCATCGACCGCACCGCCTGCCGCCGCCACGTCGAGGCGCATTTCTCGGTCGAGGCAATGGCCGACAAATACATCGCTTTGTACGAGCGGATCCTGTCCTGA